The following are encoded in a window of Cytophagales bacterium genomic DNA:
- a CDS encoding ATP-binding cassette domain-containing protein, translating to MLEINNVSKSFNGVQVLKDISGKFEQGKINLIIGASGTGKTVLLKCVVGLEKPDEGSILYDGRDFTGGSRELIKEIRRDIGMLFQGSALFDSKNVEQNVMFPLDTLTNTAKEEKLERVNFCLTRVGLENVNKLMPAELSGGMKKRVGIARAIAMNSKYLFCDEPNSGLDPQTALKIDNLIKEITEEFNITTIVVTHDMNSVLEIGEYVMFMYEGEKLWEGHNKDIMKVDVKELREFLFANKLVRELKT from the coding sequence ATGCTTGAAATTAATAATGTATCCAAATCTTTTAATGGCGTACAGGTACTAAAAGATATCAGCGGGAAGTTTGAGCAGGGGAAGATAAACCTGATCATTGGCGCCAGCGGTACGGGTAAAACTGTTCTACTTAAATGTGTAGTAGGACTTGAAAAACCTGATGAAGGTAGTATTTTGTATGATGGAAGAGATTTTACAGGCGGTTCACGCGAATTAATAAAAGAAATAAGAAGAGATATCGGTATGCTTTTCCAGGGTTCTGCTCTGTTCGATTCAAAAAATGTTGAACAGAATGTGATGTTCCCGCTCGATACACTTACCAATACAGCCAAAGAAGAAAAGCTTGAAAGAGTAAACTTCTGCCTTACCAGGGTGGGCCTGGAAAATGTAAATAAGCTTATGCCTGCAGAGCTCAGTGGCGGTATGAAAAAAAGAGTGGGAATTGCCCGGGCTATTGCAATGAACTCAAAATACCTGTTCTGTGATGAACCAAACTCGGGCCTCGACCCCCAGACTGCCTTAAAAATTGATAACCTGATCAAGGAGATCACCGAAGAATTTAATATCACAACCATCGTAGTAACCCACGACATGAACTCTGTGCTGGAGATAGGAGAATACGTAATGTTCATGTACGAAGGCGAAAAGCTCTGGGAAGGACACAATAAGGATATAATGAAGGTGGATGTGAAAGAGTTAAGGGAGTTTCTTTTTGCGAATAAGTTGGTTAGGGAGCTTAAAACTTAA
- a CDS encoding toxin-antitoxin system, antitoxin component, Xre family protein, with the protein MEAIIRTNDKSIFNPLVRFLKSLHIEVETKTIKKKPKTTLADLTAVSLKEISSLSEEKFSTIWDNEPDAVYDRFLK; encoded by the coding sequence ATGGAAGCAATCATCAGAACAAACGACAAAAGCATTTTTAATCCTCTTGTACGATTTTTAAAATCCTTGCATATTGAGGTTGAAACCAAAACCATTAAAAAAAAACCAAAAACAACATTGGCGGATTTAACCGCAGTGTCTTTGAAGGAAATTTCCAGTTTATCCGAAGAGAAATTTTCCACTATATGGGATAACGAACCAGACGCAGTATATGACCGCTTCCTTAAGTAA